The genomic region TCCGCACTACCGCGGCGGCGTCGGCCCCACCACCGCCAACCTGCGCGGCATGGCGCCGCCCAACACCAACGGCACGATCGACAAATACGGCGAGCACCAAACCGTCTTCGAGACCTATCTGGAAGATTCACGCGACCGTGCCAACTGCACCCTGCAATCCTTCGCCGAGGTGCAGACGGTCGACTTCCGCCGCGTCGGCAACCGCTACCGGGCCGACTCGGTGACCTACAGGGACACCCGAACGGGCGAAAGCCACACGGTGACCGGCGACGTCATCGTCAGCTCCTGCGGCGTCATCGGCAGCCCGGCCCTGCTCCTGCGCTCCAACGTCGGCGCCGGCGCCGTGGCTGATTCGCCCAACCCCCACGTCGCCTTACCGGCGGTGGGCGAGAACTACAACGCCCACCCCTTCGCCACCCTCGGCGTGGTGTTCAATCGCCCGGTCTACGCCCGCTGGGGCTACGAGGTGCCGATCACCTTGCAGCGCGACTACCACCACCCGCGCCGAGCCCTCTCCATGGGAGTCTTCAACTACAACCGACCCGATCTCGGCGCCGCCACCCTCGATTGGGGTGCCGGCTTCAAGCAGCGGGTGCGCGATCACCGCAAATGGCAGTTCGGCTTCTCCTGGCCGATCTTCCCCACCACCCGCGGCCGCGTCACCCTCAACCCGGCGAACGACAACTCCGCCGAAGTGTTCTATCCTCAGCTCACCGCCCACGACCAGAACCTGATGCAGGCCGGGCTCGACGAGTGCCTCCGGGTCTTCCGACACATCGAGCAGGTCGACCACGACTACCGGATCGAAGACGTCTTCGCCGTCCCCGGCTACGGCCTCAACCACGGCATCGGCACCTGCCGCATGGGCCGCAGCCGCCAGCG from Acidobacteriota bacterium harbors:
- a CDS encoding GMC family oxidoreductase, giving the protein MHYDVIVIGSGSAGAVVAETASDAGAQVLLLEAGLDQAQRPYDASGLAGGPPNPATPLGRRTSVRANATQQQSDERDLLRWGYFDNSGIRHDAAKMVGGSGAHNGMMSYRGLRHAHRRWPQGWRFNDWRPFYAAVAERMHVVPRERLTMDPGALAFERAAADLGYPVIEDFNRAVAEDPHYRGGVGPTTANLRGMAPPNTNGTIDKYGEHQTVFETYLEDSRDRANCTLQSFAEVQTVDFRRVGNRYRADSVTYRDTRTGESHTVTGDVIVSSCGVIGSPALLLRSNVGAGAVADSPNPHVALPAVGENYNAHPFATLGVVFNRPVYARWGYEVPITLQRDYHHPRRALSMGVFNYNRPDLGAATLDWGAGFKQRVRDHRKWQFGFSWPIFPTTRGRVTLNPANDNSAEVFYPQLTAHDQNLMQAGLDECLRVFRHIEQVDHDYRIEDVFAVPGYGLNHGIGTCRMGRSRQRSVVHPDTLRVHGFDNLLVVDGSVFPRHLSSSEHINITTLALKAAQTIVLPMLGLD